One genomic segment of Ipomoea triloba cultivar NCNSP0323 chromosome 9, ASM357664v1 includes these proteins:
- the LOC116028287 gene encoding SUMO-activating enzyme subunit 2-like isoform X5, which yields MASEEQMSAIKAAKVLMVGAGGIGCELLKTLALSGFQNIHIVDMDTIEVSNLNRQFLFRQSHVGQSKAKVAREAVLKFRPGIKIEPYHANVKDPNFGVDFFKEFNVVLNGLDNLDARRHVNRLCLAAGVPLVESGITGFLGQNEDTENDTT from the exons ATGGCTTCCGAGGAACAGATGTCCGCAATCAAG GCCGCAAAAGTGCTCATGGTTGGTGCCGGTGGCATTGGCTGTGAGCTTCTAAAAACCCTTGCTCTCTCTGGCTTTCAGAACATTCACATC GTTGACATGGACACAATAGAAGTAAGCAACTTAAACAGACAGTTTTTGTTCCGGCAGTCTCATGTCGGGCAATCTAAAGCCAAA GTTGCTAGGGAAGCTGTCTTAAAATTTAGGCCTGGAATAAAAATTGAACCTTACCATGCAAATGTTAAAGATCCCAACTTCGGTGTCGATTTCTTCAAGGAATTCAATGTTGTTCTAAATGGGCTTGACAATTTAGATGCTAGGCGACATGTGAACCGCCTTTGCTTGGCAGCTGGCGTTCCATTGGTTGAGAGTGGGATAACTGGATTCCTTGGACAG
- the LOC116028287 gene encoding SUMO-activating enzyme subunit 2-like isoform X1, whose amino-acid sequence MASEEQMSAIKAAKVLMVGAGGIGCELLKTLALSGFQNIHIVDMDTIEVSNLNRQFLFRQSHVGQSKAKVAREAVLKFRPGIKIEPYHANVKDPNFGVDFFKEFNVVLNGLDNLDARRHVNRLCLAAGVPLVESGITGFLGQVLLPPYRLFIIHGCLVTYFLEIYT is encoded by the exons ATGGCTTCCGAGGAACAGATGTCCGCAATCAAG GCCGCAAAAGTGCTCATGGTTGGTGCCGGTGGCATTGGCTGTGAGCTTCTAAAAACCCTTGCTCTCTCTGGCTTTCAGAACATTCACATC GTTGACATGGACACAATAGAAGTAAGCAACTTAAACAGACAGTTTTTGTTCCGGCAGTCTCATGTCGGGCAATCTAAAGCCAAA GTTGCTAGGGAAGCTGTCTTAAAATTTAGGCCTGGAATAAAAATTGAACCTTACCATGCAAATGTTAAAGATCCCAACTTCGGTGTCGATTTCTTCAAGGAATTCAATGTTGTTCTAAATGGGCTTGACAATTTAGATGCTAGGCGACATGTGAACCGCCTTTGCTTGGCAGCTGGCGTTCCATTGGTTGAGAGTGGGATAACTGGATTCCTTGGACAGGTACTGTTGCCACCTTATAGATTATTCATTATTCACGGGTGTTTGGTAACTTATTTTCTTGAGATTTATACGTAA
- the LOC116028287 gene encoding SUMO-activating enzyme subunit 2-like isoform X3 yields MASEEQMSAIKAAKVLMVGAGGIGCELLKTLALSGFQNIHIVDMDTIEVSNLNRQFLFRQSHVGQSKAKVAREAVLKFRPGIKIEPYHANVKDPNFGVDFFKEFNVVLNGLDNLDARRHVNRLCLAAGVPLVESGITGFLGQNEDTENGNIQKS; encoded by the exons ATGGCTTCCGAGGAACAGATGTCCGCAATCAAG GCCGCAAAAGTGCTCATGGTTGGTGCCGGTGGCATTGGCTGTGAGCTTCTAAAAACCCTTGCTCTCTCTGGCTTTCAGAACATTCACATC GTTGACATGGACACAATAGAAGTAAGCAACTTAAACAGACAGTTTTTGTTCCGGCAGTCTCATGTCGGGCAATCTAAAGCCAAA GTTGCTAGGGAAGCTGTCTTAAAATTTAGGCCTGGAATAAAAATTGAACCTTACCATGCAAATGTTAAAGATCCCAACTTCGGTGTCGATTTCTTCAAGGAATTCAATGTTGTTCTAAATGGGCTTGACAATTTAGATGCTAGGCGACATGTGAACCGCCTTTGCTTGGCAGCTGGCGTTCCATTGGTTGAGAGTGGGATAACTGGATTCCTTGGACAG
- the LOC116028287 gene encoding SUMO-activating enzyme subunit 2-like isoform X6, whose protein sequence is MASEEQMSAIKAAKVLMVGAGGIGCELLKTLALSGFQNIHIVDMDTIEVSNLNRQFLFRQSHVGQSKAKVAREAVLKFRPGIKIEPYHANVKDPNFGVDFFKEFNVVLNGLDNLDARRHVNRLCLAAGVPLVESGITGFLGQRP, encoded by the exons ATGGCTTCCGAGGAACAGATGTCCGCAATCAAG GCCGCAAAAGTGCTCATGGTTGGTGCCGGTGGCATTGGCTGTGAGCTTCTAAAAACCCTTGCTCTCTCTGGCTTTCAGAACATTCACATC GTTGACATGGACACAATAGAAGTAAGCAACTTAAACAGACAGTTTTTGTTCCGGCAGTCTCATGTCGGGCAATCTAAAGCCAAA GTTGCTAGGGAAGCTGTCTTAAAATTTAGGCCTGGAATAAAAATTGAACCTTACCATGCAAATGTTAAAGATCCCAACTTCGGTGTCGATTTCTTCAAGGAATTCAATGTTGTTCTAAATGGGCTTGACAATTTAGATGCTAGGCGACATGTGAACCGCCTTTGCTTGGCAGCTGGCGTTCCATTGGTTGAGAGTGGGATAACTGGATTCCTTGGACAG AGACCTTAG
- the LOC116028287 gene encoding SUMO-activating enzyme subunit 2-like isoform X2, with protein sequence MASEEQMSAIKAAKVLMVGAGGIGCELLKTLALSGFQNIHIVDMDTIEVSNLNRQFLFRQSHVGQSKAKVAREAVLKFRPGIKIEPYHANVKDPNFGVDFFKEFNVVLNGLDNLDARRHVNRLCLAAGVPLVESGITGFLGQAAVLVLVSNYSVAK encoded by the exons ATGGCTTCCGAGGAACAGATGTCCGCAATCAAG GCCGCAAAAGTGCTCATGGTTGGTGCCGGTGGCATTGGCTGTGAGCTTCTAAAAACCCTTGCTCTCTCTGGCTTTCAGAACATTCACATC GTTGACATGGACACAATAGAAGTAAGCAACTTAAACAGACAGTTTTTGTTCCGGCAGTCTCATGTCGGGCAATCTAAAGCCAAA GTTGCTAGGGAAGCTGTCTTAAAATTTAGGCCTGGAATAAAAATTGAACCTTACCATGCAAATGTTAAAGATCCCAACTTCGGTGTCGATTTCTTCAAGGAATTCAATGTTGTTCTAAATGGGCTTGACAATTTAGATGCTAGGCGACATGTGAACCGCCTTTGCTTGGCAGCTGGCGTTCCATTGGTTGAGAGTGGGATAACTGGATTCCTTGGACAG GCTGCTGTGCTGGTTCTGGTTTCAAACTACTCAGTAGCTAAATGA
- the LOC116028287 gene encoding SUMO-activating enzyme subunit 2-like isoform X4 gives MASEEQMSAIKAAKVLMVGAGGIGCELLKTLALSGFQNIHIVDMDTIEVSNLNRQFLFRQSHVGQSKAKVAREAVLKFRPGIKIEPYHANVKDPNFGVDFFKEFNVVLNGLDNLDARRHVNRLCLAAGVPLVESGITGFLGQILHNYGHNAT, from the exons ATGGCTTCCGAGGAACAGATGTCCGCAATCAAG GCCGCAAAAGTGCTCATGGTTGGTGCCGGTGGCATTGGCTGTGAGCTTCTAAAAACCCTTGCTCTCTCTGGCTTTCAGAACATTCACATC GTTGACATGGACACAATAGAAGTAAGCAACTTAAACAGACAGTTTTTGTTCCGGCAGTCTCATGTCGGGCAATCTAAAGCCAAA GTTGCTAGGGAAGCTGTCTTAAAATTTAGGCCTGGAATAAAAATTGAACCTTACCATGCAAATGTTAAAGATCCCAACTTCGGTGTCGATTTCTTCAAGGAATTCAATGTTGTTCTAAATGGGCTTGACAATTTAGATGCTAGGCGACATGTGAACCGCCTTTGCTTGGCAGCTGGCGTTCCATTGGTTGAGAGTGGGATAACTGGATTCCTTGGACAG